In Desertifilum tharense IPPAS B-1220, the DNA window CCCCATCCCCCCATCTCCCCATCCCCACTCAGCACACCGCTACGCGGAAGCAAGCTACAGCACTTTACACTCAGCACTGAAGATTAGGCCATGACCATACCGCCATCGACGTTAAAGACTTGGCCGGTAATATAAGCGGCGGCGTCGTCGGCGGCTAGGAATTTGACCATTCCAGCAATTTCTTCGGGTTTACCGTAGCGACCGAGGGGGATGAATTTTAAGATATCATCGGCTTTTAAATCCTTGGTCATGTCGGTTTCAATGAAACCAGGGGCCACAGCGTTGACGGTGACGCTGCGGCTGGCGAGTTCCTTGGCGACTGTTTTGGTAAAGCCAAGGACTCCAGCTTTGGCGGCGCTATAATTCGCTTGACCGGGGTTTCCCATTTGACCGGCAACCGATGAGATATTGATAATGCGGCCGCTACGCTGTTTCAGCATAATTTTGCTGACTGCGCGGGTGCATAAAAAGACGCCGGTGAGGTTGAGGTCAATAACAGCTTGCCATTCTTCCGGCTTCAT includes these proteins:
- the fabG gene encoding 3-oxoacyl-[acyl-carrier-protein] reductase, producing MEGSRLNDKVAIVTGASRGIGRAVAIALASEGAKVVVNYASSSTAAQEVVSTITEMGQTAIALAADVSKADEVENLINATMEKWGRVDILVNNAGITRDTLLLRMKPEEWQAVIDLNLTGVFLCTRAVSKIMLKQRSGRIINISSVAGQMGNPGQANYSAAKAGVLGFTKTVAKELASRSVTVNAVAPGFIETDMTKDLKADDILKFIPLGRYGKPEEIAGMVKFLAADDAAAYITGQVFNVDGGMVMA